The Montipora foliosa isolate CH-2021 chromosome 14, ASM3666993v2, whole genome shotgun sequence genome window below encodes:
- the LOC137984864 gene encoding chondroitin sulfate synthase 3-like, protein MQTKPCFSSLLSFCWKWKFWLLIALHLLLTWQILVFSNYSLAIKLRIITLWQIQSSESETPDSTSSRSITALPEEIGKLNLHLWFEICTKDLNALCNFPLFPKAPDIRTFAMAASSLDASDRFGTNADAFRLFGFVTPKESGFYSFMVIYCEAEIWIGQNEAWSNATMVFKNERLSTEKTNSTVCIEINLKAITKYYFEVVGSCHDKQNELKLYWKTPKDAAFRTIDRRILSYYHNDSGLEHSKIYDETLPGSPACASKRHQKPYFHDQSEITYLAHGEVKDILPYYNYKPSYTMDKKIGRYEAVTYHVVHTYLFPFPEHPKLQDDKHWIFPLEKEEALEITDLFMEYLEKAKPRKFNLEEILSVERKIDNKYGKRYLLDVKLRDLTANKSVVLSEYVFMPTNSNQLYYLANFQWEARTPIYLVVTAKNLGRWLHHFIMNVETILEETQDPNLQVIICDYNSKDINLEEVLRRSPLRNYTVLKKSGDYSRATAFSEAINLVRDPHSIVFLMDLHLDIASSLINSIRKHCIEGRMFYTPIIVELDCGASPANLAGIWQVYGYGLIGMYKSDWDRAGGFPTNKKEWGGEDWELVDALFGKGLEFERMRTRHVYHYHHTKKGMW, encoded by the exons ATGCAAACGAAGCCGTGTTTCAGCTCACTCCTCTCATTTTGTTGGAAATGGAAGTTCTGGCTGTTAATTGCACTTCATCTGCTTTTGACATGGCAAATCCTTGTGTTTAGCAATTATAGTCTGGCAATTAAATTAAGGATAATAACCTTATGGCAAATTCAGTCCTCTGAGTCAGAAACTCCAGATTCCACGAGCTCGAGAAGTATCACAGCTCTGCCTGAGGAAATTGGAAAGTTAAACTTACACCTCTGGTTTGAAATTTGTACGAAAGATTTAAACGCATTGTGTAACTTCCCTCTGTTCCCAAAAGCGCCAGATATAAGGACATTCGCGATGGCGGCTTCCTCTCTAGATGCCAGTGACAGATTCGGTACGAACGCCGATGCCTTTCGCTTATTTGGATTTGTTACGCCAAAGGAATCTGGATTTTATTCTTTTATGGTTATCTATTGCGAAGCTGAGATCTGGATTGGCCAAAATGAAGCATGGTCGAATGCCACGATGGTATTTAAAAACGAAAGGTTATCGACGGAGAAGACAAATTCCACAGTTTGTATTGAAATTAACTTAAAAGCgataacaaaatattactttgAAGTGGTAGGGAGCTGTCACGATAAACAGAACGAGCTTAAGCTCTACTGGAAAACGCCTAAAGACGCTGCTTTCAGGACAATTGACCGAAGAATTCTGTCTTATTACCACAACGACAGTGGCTTAGAACATTCAAAGATTTACGATGAAACTTTACCGGGTTCACCCGCCTGCGCTTCAAAAAGGCATCAAAAACCTTATTTTCACGACCAGAGTGAGATAACCTACTTAGCTCACGGCGAAGTAAAAGATATATTGCCGTATTATAATTACAAACCTAGTTATACAATGGACAAAAAAATAGGGAGATATGAAGCGGTTACTTACCACGTAGTTCACACATATCTTTTTCCGTTCCCCGAGCATCCAAAGCTTCAAGACGACAAACACTGGATTTTTCCCCTAGAGAAAGAAGAAGCCCTTGAAATTACTGATCTTTTTATGGAATATCTTGAGAAGGCGAAACCAAG GAAATTTAACCTGGAAGAAATTCTAAGTGTTGAACGCAAGATAGACAATAAATACGGAAAACGGTACCTCCTAGATGTGAAGTTGCGCGACCTCACAGCTAACAAGTCAGTGGTCTTATCTGAATATGTTTTCATGCCAACGAACTCAAATCAACTCTATTACCTGGCGAATTTTCAGTGGGAAGCAAGAACGCCCATTTACCTCGTAGTTACGGCGAAAAATTTAGGTCGCTGGCTTCACCATTTTATAATGAATGTGGAAACAATCTTGGAAGAGACTCAAGACCCTAATCTTCAAGTTATAATATGTGATTATAATAGCAAGGACATCAACTTGGAAGAGGTTTTAAGACGAAGTCCGTTGAGAAATTACACGGTGCTAAAGAAAAGCGGTGATTACTCAAGGGCAACGGCCTTTTCAGAAGCGATTAACTTGGTGAGAGACCCACACAGCATCGTATTCCTGATGGATCTTCATTTGGATATCGCAAGTTCACTGATTAATAGCATCAGAAAG CACTGTATTGAGGGACGCATGTTCTACACTCCAATCATCGTCGAGTTAGATTGTGGCGCCAGCCCGGCCAATTTGGCGGGAATATGGCAGGTATATGGCTATGGCTTAATTGGGATGTACAAATCTGATTGGGACAGAGCAGGGGGCTTCCCCACCAATAAAAAAGAATGGGGAGGAGAAGACTGGGAACTAGTGGATGCGTTGTTTGGAAAGGGACTGGAATTCGAACGCATGCGCACAAGACATGTGTATCACTATCATCACACAAAGAAGGGAATGTGGTGA